The Borreliella andersonii genome has a segment encoding these proteins:
- the ftsW gene encoding putative lipid II flippase FtsW: MLVLLLLVAYGLVVFYTSSFFLSLELTGNPNFLFFTRLNYLFLSFIVFLVFERISLNFLKKLIFPVLIITLFLIMATFLSPSISGAKRWIFFQGVSIQPSEIFKISFTIYLSSYLSKFDPRKNNGILYWIKPMLIFSIFWVLIILQNDYSTAIYFSILFFIVLFVSNMAFSYVFAIVITFLPVSAIFLMLEPYRVSRIFAFLNPYEDPSGKGYQIIASLNALKSGGILGKGLGMGEIKLGKLPEANSDFIFSVLGEELGFLGVLFAISLFFLFFYFGYFIAIHSNSRFKFFIAFISSLAIFLQSMMNILIAIGLLPPTGINLPFFSSGGSSIIVTMALSGLISNVSKNLSNN, translated from the coding sequence TTGCTTGTTTTGCTGCTATTAGTAGCCTATGGCCTTGTAGTTTTTTATACCTCTTCCTTTTTCCTAAGCTTGGAATTGACAGGTAATCCAAATTTTTTATTTTTCACAAGACTTAATTATCTTTTTTTAAGTTTTATAGTTTTTCTTGTTTTTGAGAGGATTTCTTTAAATTTTTTAAAAAAATTAATATTTCCTGTATTGATTATAACCCTTTTTTTAATTATGGCAACTTTTTTATCTCCAAGTATTTCTGGAGCAAAGAGATGGATATTTTTTCAGGGTGTTAGTATTCAGCCTTCTGAAATTTTTAAAATATCTTTTACTATTTATCTTTCATCTTATTTGAGCAAGTTTGACCCAAGAAAAAACAATGGTATTTTATACTGGATAAAGCCAATGTTGATTTTTTCAATTTTTTGGGTGTTGATAATTTTGCAAAACGATTATTCAACAGCTATTTATTTTTCTATTCTTTTTTTTATTGTTTTGTTTGTTTCTAATATGGCATTTAGTTATGTTTTTGCCATTGTGATTACTTTTTTACCAGTTTCTGCTATATTTTTGATGCTTGAACCTTATAGGGTTTCTAGAATTTTTGCCTTTCTCAATCCTTACGAGGATCCTTCTGGTAAAGGTTATCAGATAATAGCATCTCTTAATGCTTTAAAAAGTGGAGGAATTTTAGGTAAGGGGCTGGGAATGGGAGAGATAAAACTTGGAAAACTGCCAGAGGCTAATTCGGATTTTATTTTTTCGGTTCTTGGAGAAGAATTGGGATTTTTAGGTGTTTTGTTTGCCATAAGCTTGTTTTTTTTGTTTTTTTACTTTGGTTATTTTATAGCTATTCATTCTAATAGTAGGTTTAAATTTTTTATTGCATTTATTTCAAGCCTTGCAATTTTTCTTCAAAGCATGATGAATATTTTAATTGCAATTGGTCTTTTGCCTCCCACCGGGATAAATTTACCGTTTTTTTCATCTGGGGGATCTTCTATTATTGTTACCATGGCACTGTCTGGCCTTATTTCAAATGTTTCAAAAAATTTAAGTAATAATTGA
- the mraY gene encoding phospho-N-acetylmuramoyl-pentapeptide-transferase, whose protein sequence is MFYLLGLRLLKYITFRMAYATIFAFLLSLIVGPYIILRLKKLRVDQILREDGPKRHLSEKSGIPTMGGILIFFCVFISLVFWSNILNVYFLIMVFVMLGFAFLGFIDDFLKIKKKTSDGLKARFKIYGQIIFSFFSVCILYYFGGEHVSIIYFPFIKSFQIDLGLFYIPFGMFILISASNSFNLTDGLDGLAIGLSIVVTGALIIIAYLTSRADFAAYLHIPNIKGSEELVIFLGALLGGSFGFLWFNAYPAKIMMGDTGSLALGAILGMASLILKSEILFSILAGVFIIETMSVIIQVLVYKKTKKRVFKMAPLHHHFEELGWSEMQVVIRFWIIGLIFAIIALSTIKIR, encoded by the coding sequence ATGTTTTACCTTTTAGGTTTGCGTTTGCTCAAATATATTACCTTTAGAATGGCGTATGCTACAATTTTTGCATTTTTACTTTCTTTGATTGTGGGTCCTTATATTATTTTAAGGTTAAAAAAATTAAGAGTCGATCAGATTTTAAGAGAAGATGGCCCCAAAAGACATTTGAGCGAAAAATCAGGAATTCCTACCATGGGAGGCATTCTTATTTTTTTTTGTGTTTTTATTTCTTTAGTATTTTGGAGCAACATTTTAAATGTTTATTTTTTGATTATGGTTTTTGTTATGCTTGGATTTGCTTTTTTGGGCTTTATAGATGATTTTTTGAAAATTAAAAAAAAAACTTCAGATGGACTTAAAGCTCGATTTAAGATTTATGGACAAATAATATTTTCTTTTTTTTCTGTTTGCATTTTATATTATTTTGGCGGTGAGCATGTTAGTATAATTTATTTTCCTTTTATTAAGTCTTTTCAAATAGATTTGGGGTTATTTTACATTCCTTTTGGTATGTTTATTTTGATTTCTGCTTCTAATTCTTTTAATTTAACGGATGGGCTTGATGGACTTGCAATTGGATTGAGCATAGTTGTCACAGGAGCTTTAATAATAATTGCTTATCTTACAAGTAGGGCTGATTTTGCAGCTTATTTGCATATTCCAAATATTAAAGGTTCTGAAGAGCTTGTAATATTTCTTGGGGCTTTGCTTGGGGGTAGTTTTGGATTTTTATGGTTTAATGCCTATCCTGCTAAAATTATGATGGGAGATACGGGCAGTTTGGCTTTGGGCGCCATTCTTGGAATGGCATCTTTGATTTTAAAAAGTGAAATACTTTTTTCAATTCTTGCGGGTGTTTTTATTATTGAAACTATGTCTGTAATTATTCAAGTTCTGGTTTACAAAAAGACCAAAAAAAGAGTATTTAAAATGGCCCCACTTCACCATCATTTTGAAGAACTTGGGTGGTCTGAAATGCAAGTTGTTATTAGATTTTGGATAATAGGGTTAATATTTGCTATAATTGCTTTAAGCACGATAAAAATCAGATAA
- the murF gene encoding UDP-N-acetylmuramoyl-tripeptide--D-alanyl-D-alanine ligase: MRIKIKDILISSKDVKFVGNIKNIEKVVSFYSLDSREIKDDNINCSLYFAYKGNKVDGFSFVKYLIDLGVKCFVCSRDHESECIKYLNDNEGLVFLLTSNVIKLLQTLAAYLIERTSFKRIAITGSNGKTTTKEMLYSILSKKYKTYKTWGNLNSDIGLPLSILRVEGNEEYAVFEVGVSYVGEMDLLSQILKPEIVIITNISYAHMQAFKELQAIAFEKSKIIGKNIEIFVANEMNDYCVYLEERAKIANPNVKIVYFDFENLSIKSFSFLEGKFSFDFVYKGFEYSILLLGRHNIFNAIGCINLALFLGMREKEIREGLIETDFQKGRAEILTKNGYLILNDSYNGNMGSFMALKNMILDLNIQSKKFIVLGSFKELGEFAYKTHKDLIQEAVSMNFDKIFLIGEEFLGVRDSENLVEKCLYYFIEFDKFIDFFLKSLEPSVFIVIKGSRFNRLERILNYI; the protein is encoded by the coding sequence GTGCGTATAAAGATTAAGGATATTTTAATCTCTTCTAAAGATGTAAAATTTGTGGGGAATATAAAAAATATTGAAAAAGTAGTATCTTTTTATTCGTTAGATAGTCGCGAAATAAAGGATGATAATATCAATTGTAGTCTTTATTTTGCATATAAGGGAAATAAAGTAGATGGATTTTCTTTTGTTAAATATTTAATTGATTTGGGTGTTAAATGTTTTGTATGCTCAAGAGATCATGAATCTGAGTGTATTAAATATTTAAATGATAATGAGGGGTTGGTTTTTTTGCTTACAAGCAATGTAATAAAACTTCTTCAAACTTTAGCAGCGTATTTAATTGAAAGAACAAGCTTTAAAAGAATTGCTATTACAGGTAGCAATGGTAAAACTACAACTAAAGAGATGCTTTATAGTATACTTTCAAAGAAATATAAAACTTACAAAACTTGGGGTAATTTAAATTCTGACATTGGACTTCCTCTTAGTATTTTAAGGGTAGAGGGTAATGAAGAATATGCTGTTTTTGAAGTTGGAGTTAGTTATGTTGGAGAAATGGATCTTTTATCCCAAATTTTAAAACCTGAAATTGTTATTATTACGAATATAAGCTATGCACATATGCAAGCTTTCAAAGAGTTACAAGCTATTGCTTTTGAAAAGAGCAAAATAATTGGTAAAAATATTGAAATTTTTGTTGCAAATGAAATGAATGATTATTGTGTTTATCTTGAAGAAAGAGCAAAAATCGCAAATCCAAATGTTAAAATTGTTTATTTTGATTTTGAAAATCTTAGTATTAAATCTTTTTCTTTTTTGGAAGGAAAATTTTCTTTTGATTTTGTTTATAAAGGGTTTGAATACTCTATTTTATTGCTGGGTAGGCACAATATTTTTAATGCAATAGGCTGTATTAATTTAGCTTTATTTTTAGGAATGAGAGAAAAAGAAATAAGAGAAGGCCTTATTGAAACTGATTTTCAAAAGGGTAGAGCAGAAATTTTGACAAAAAATGGATATTTGATTTTAAATGATTCTTATAATGGCAATATGGGTTCTTTTATGGCTTTAAAAAATATGATTTTGGATCTTAATATCCAAAGCAAAAAATTTATAGTTCTTGGATCTTTTAAAGAGCTTGGGGAATTTGCATATAAAACCCATAAAGATTTAATTCAAGAGGCTGTTTCAATGAATTTTGATAAAATTTTTCTAATTGGCGAAGAATTTTTAGGTGTTAGGGATTCTGAGAATTTAGTTGAAAAGTGTTTATATTACTTTATCGAGTTTGATAAATTTATTGATTTTTTTTTGAAAAGTTTGGAACCTTCAGTTTTTATTGTCATTAAGGGGTCAAGGTTTAACAGGCTTGAGAGAATTTTAAATTATATTTAG
- the rsmH gene encoding 16S rRNA (cytosine(1402)-N(4))-methyltransferase RsmH — protein MNNNAVHFPVLLDAICKLIEDLPVKSNLIYIDSTLGEGVHAKAILEKYDFLSLVGIERDPQILERAKQFLLIFEERITYFNDWFDNFFVNYPLKVKANFILVDLGISMFHYKGSKKGFSFLEDEPLDMRLCSSSCKISAAEVVNTFNEYDLETLIYDLSNEHYSRRISKAIVEYRKIKKIQTTKELQSIISKVYPFSKFKINPATKTFQALRIYVNDELTRLKRSLPFWVENLAKDGILAIITFHSIEDRIVKDFFRNLSGDLYAKISKKPIIPSFDEIKKNRPSRSAKLRVVKKL, from the coding sequence ATGAATAATAATGCTGTTCATTTTCCAGTACTTCTTGATGCAATTTGTAAGCTTATAGAAGATTTGCCTGTAAAAAGTAATTTAATATACATTGATTCTACTCTTGGAGAAGGTGTTCATGCAAAAGCTATTCTTGAGAAATATGATTTTTTAAGTTTGGTTGGAATTGAAAGAGATCCTCAAATTTTAGAGAGAGCAAAGCAGTTTCTTCTTATTTTTGAAGAGAGGATTACATATTTTAACGATTGGTTTGATAATTTTTTCGTCAATTATCCTTTAAAGGTCAAAGCCAATTTTATTTTAGTTGATCTTGGCATTTCTATGTTTCATTATAAGGGCAGTAAAAAGGGATTTTCTTTTCTTGAGGATGAACCTTTAGATATGAGGCTTTGTTCTTCTTCTTGCAAAATTAGTGCGGCTGAGGTTGTAAACACTTTTAATGAATATGACCTTGAAACTTTAATTTATGATTTAAGCAACGAGCATTATTCTAGAAGAATCTCTAAAGCTATTGTAGAATATAGAAAAATTAAAAAAATACAAACCACAAAAGAATTGCAGTCCATAATAAGTAAAGTTTATCCTTTTTCAAAATTTAAAATAAATCCAGCTACAAAAACTTTTCAAGCATTAAGAATTTATGTAAATGATGAGCTTACTAGGCTTAAAAGAAGCTTGCCTTTTTGGGTAGAAAATTTAGCCAAAGATGGGATTTTGGCTATTATTACGTTTCATTCAATAGAAGATCGTATTGTAAAAGATTTTTTTAGAAACTTAAGCGGTGACTTGTATGCCAAGATCTCAAAAAAGCCTATTATACCAAGTTTTGATGAGATTAAAAAAAACAGACCTTCAAGGAGTGCAAAACTTAGAGTTGTAAAAAAATTATGA
- a CDS encoding NAD(+)/NADH kinase — MKNKVLLCINTLKLGASVLGNDVKIYLETKHFVEVVLIDVGKPLFSFPKENFLFLITLGGDGTVLLAVNLLLENENIDIPIISINMGKVGFLADIKIEDFKKVIDRFFNNSLVINKKFLLHVTVSQHGKDLISKYALNDIIIRSSVLNKMIYVDLMVNSESFLSYKCDGIIVSTPTGSTGYSFSAGGPVLEADLEGFLLTPISPHSVYNRSFVFSKLSKLSISFSKEYFIASASIFLDGINFGSFGVDIVFEFKISSKSLNFVSFCTDTFVKRLKNKLL, encoded by the coding sequence ATGAAGAATAAAGTTCTTCTTTGTATTAATACTTTAAAGTTGGGAGCTAGCGTTTTAGGCAATGATGTTAAAATTTATTTAGAAACTAAGCATTTTGTTGAAGTAGTGTTAATAGATGTTGGTAAGCCGCTATTTTCTTTTCCAAAAGAAAATTTTCTTTTTTTAATAACTTTAGGAGGAGATGGTACAGTTCTTTTGGCTGTTAATTTGCTTCTTGAAAATGAGAATATTGATATTCCAATTATTTCAATTAATATGGGTAAAGTGGGGTTTTTAGCAGATATTAAGATTGAAGATTTTAAAAAAGTCATAGATAGATTTTTTAACAATTCTTTAGTTATTAATAAAAAATTTTTGCTTCATGTAACAGTCTCTCAGCACGGTAAAGATTTAATTTCTAAATATGCTTTAAACGATATTATTATTCGTTCAAGCGTTCTTAATAAAATGATTTATGTAGATCTTATGGTTAATTCTGAGAGCTTTTTGTCGTACAAATGTGATGGGATAATTGTGTCTACTCCAACAGGTTCAACAGGGTATTCTTTTTCAGCAGGGGGTCCTGTTTTGGAAGCAGATCTTGAGGGATTTTTACTTACGCCTATTTCTCCGCATTCTGTTTATAATCGTTCTTTTGTGTTCTCTAAATTAAGTAAACTTTCAATTTCTTTTTCAAAGGAATATTTTATAGCATCAGCATCAATTTTTTTGGATGGAATTAATTTTGGTTCTTTTGGAGTTGACATTGTTTTTGAATTTAAAATTTCTTCTAAAAGTTTGAATTTTGTTTCATTTTGTACGGATACTTTTGTTAAGAGATTAAAAAACAAATTATTGTAA
- a CDS encoding chemotaxis protein CheW: protein MFRKESSKDSKSQLQVAGFKIGKESYGVSIEHIREIIKVPAEGVYAIPNVPEYIIGIYNLRGSIIPLINLNIKFGVPSISITEEDMLLTGYLIVKIKNKLLGIFVDRVLKVISFDDSRVQEPPATLQTLDRKYISGVVKLDEADNLESEYLVLIDIAKIFDKCEFDDIPYKDQHEE from the coding sequence ATGTTTAGAAAAGAAAGTTCTAAAGACAGCAAATCACAGCTCCAAGTTGCAGGTTTTAAAATAGGAAAAGAAAGCTATGGAGTGTCGATAGAGCACATTAGAGAAATTATCAAAGTTCCAGCAGAAGGAGTTTATGCCATACCAAATGTTCCTGAATATATTATAGGTATTTATAATCTTAGAGGCAGTATTATTCCTTTAATTAATTTAAATATTAAATTTGGAGTTCCTTCTATTTCGATAACAGAAGAAGATATGCTTTTAACAGGGTACTTAATAGTTAAGATTAAAAATAAGCTTTTAGGCATTTTTGTTGATCGAGTTCTTAAGGTTATTAGCTTTGATGATTCCAGGGTTCAAGAACCTCCTGCTACTTTGCAAACTTTAGACAGAAAATACATATCTGGAGTTGTAAAGCTTGATGAGGCTGATAATCTTGAGAGTGAATATTTAGTATTAATTGATATCGCAAAAATTTTTGATAAATGCGAATTTGACGATATTCCCTATAAAGATCAACATGAAGAATAA
- a CDS encoding RlmE family RNA methyltransferase, which translates to MYCLNDEYSRKAKSEGYLARSVYKLMEINEKFSLFSSGNVLDIGASPGSFSQYAYKKLKRGILVSVDINDIGLKYVDNFYFIKGDIFSDDTVFKINTFKPYSLVISDAAPKTTGNRFVDASNSFNLSMRIIDLSLEILLKKGNLLVKIFQGGDEMQIFKKFEKYFKFVKKIRPKAVRKNSFEIYFLGKSFGK; encoded by the coding sequence GTGTATTGCTTGAATGATGAGTATTCTAGAAAAGCTAAAAGCGAAGGATATTTGGCAAGGTCTGTATACAAGTTGATGGAAATTAATGAAAAATTTTCTTTATTTTCTTCTGGCAATGTTTTAGATATTGGTGCATCACCTGGCAGCTTTTCTCAATATGCTTATAAAAAGCTTAAGAGAGGAATTCTAGTGTCTGTTGATATTAATGATATTGGTCTTAAATATGTTGACAATTTTTATTTTATAAAGGGAGATATCTTTTCAGATGATACAGTTTTTAAAATTAATACGTTTAAACCCTATAGTCTTGTAATTAGCGATGCGGCTCCTAAGACCACTGGAAATAGATTTGTAGATGCCAGTAATTCTTTTAATTTAAGCATGAGAATAATAGATTTATCGCTTGAGATTTTACTTAAAAAAGGAAATTTACTTGTTAAAATTTTTCAGGGAGGAGACGAGATGCAAATTTTTAAAAAGTTTGAAAAATATTTTAAATTTGTAAAAAAAATTAGACCCAAGGCTGTAAGGAAAAATTCTTTTGAAATTTATTTTTTAGGTAAAAGTTTTGGTAAGTAG
- a CDS encoding polyprenyl synthetase family protein: protein MQNKLFLKNIEKNINKIFSTTNFLNLFKDSDLKFTFKIKKKTLDYIKAPAIEIVNRGGKRIRPMIMILLAYALGLKEKNTKLIYKLSLLLELPHSGSLIIDDIEDNSLKRRGASAIHLIYGIDNSINAGNLIYFLPAKLIERSNLKENQKLLIYENFFTTLSNLHLGQGIDIKFHNESYIPSIKEYISLVELKTASLFGMASFLAAILTNNEDKAKKIYSTFLKLGVYFQIVDDIKNIKNKINGKEFGDDLLEGKKSLPIIYFLQEKKFEPKIISKFNHIKNNKTTKAKKEISKLTEMINSSKSIKNSTIVALKYLKEFKNELNLYPLTNRYKNLLIDTIEQIKEGI from the coding sequence ATGCAAAATAAACTATTTTTAAAAAATATTGAAAAAAATATTAATAAAATCTTCTCAACAACTAATTTTCTAAATTTATTTAAAGACAGCGACTTAAAATTTACCTTTAAAATAAAAAAGAAAACCCTTGACTATATTAAAGCACCAGCAATTGAAATTGTTAATAGAGGTGGAAAACGAATAAGGCCAATGATCATGATTCTTTTAGCATATGCATTAGGGTTAAAAGAAAAAAATACTAAATTAATATATAAATTAAGCTTACTGCTTGAACTTCCTCATTCTGGAAGCTTGATTATTGATGACATTGAAGATAATTCACTAAAAAGACGAGGCGCATCAGCAATACACTTAATCTATGGAATAGATAACAGCATAAATGCTGGCAATTTAATTTATTTTTTACCTGCAAAATTAATAGAAAGGTCGAATTTAAAAGAAAATCAAAAATTACTAATTTATGAAAATTTCTTTACGACTCTCTCAAATCTTCACTTAGGACAAGGAATTGATATTAAATTTCACAATGAATCATATATCCCAAGCATTAAAGAATACATCTCTTTAGTAGAATTAAAAACAGCTTCACTTTTTGGAATGGCTAGCTTTCTAGCTGCAATACTCACAAATAATGAAGATAAAGCTAAAAAAATTTACAGTACATTTTTAAAGCTTGGTGTTTATTTCCAAATAGTAGACGATATTAAAAATATTAAAAATAAAATTAATGGTAAAGAATTCGGAGATGATTTACTTGAAGGGAAAAAAAGCTTGCCAATAATTTATTTTTTACAAGAAAAAAAATTTGAACCAAAAATTATTTCAAAATTTAATCATATAAAAAATAACAAAACTACTAAAGCAAAAAAAGAAATCTCCAAGCTAACCGAAATGATAAACTCATCAAAATCAATAAAAAATTCAACTATTGTTGCCTTAAAATATTTAAAAGAATTTAAAAACGAACTTAATTTATATCCACTAACAAATAGATATAAAAACTTACTAATAGATACTATTGAGCAAATAAAAGAAGGAATATAA
- a CDS encoding tetratricopeptide repeat protein, with amino-acid sequence MRKSIIIALFYGLIANIYPTITTSTLKLYKKANKYTIEKLYQKSMLLKNSKKYNKAIASLTKIINMDQNQVDAHLLLSELEYLNQNWRKAIIKSQDYLKIIDFTDKKNFLDISWAYFLIGEVENSMDYITKFFQSSKELFRENIFIAIDALFKKSIYHFINNENAAFNTILSSTFQLALNDDTLFIIFLNNLEIIKQIPFYYFNRKKLEELYTQISTLKTIQNTTCRI; translated from the coding sequence ATGAGAAAATCAATAATAATAGCACTTTTCTATGGCTTGATAGCAAATATTTACCCTACTATAACAACATCAACATTAAAACTCTATAAAAAAGCAAACAAATATACGATAGAAAAACTTTATCAAAAATCAATGTTGCTAAAAAATTCAAAAAAATATAACAAAGCAATAGCAAGTCTAACGAAAATAATTAATATGGATCAAAATCAAGTGGATGCTCACCTTTTGCTCTCAGAATTAGAATATTTAAATCAAAACTGGAGAAAAGCAATTATTAAATCTCAAGATTACTTAAAAATAATAGACTTCACAGATAAAAAGAACTTTTTAGATATCTCTTGGGCATATTTTTTAATAGGAGAAGTTGAAAATTCAATGGACTATATAACTAAATTTTTCCAAAGTAGTAAAGAATTGTTCAGAGAAAATATATTTATAGCAATTGATGCCCTTTTTAAAAAAAGTATTTATCATTTTATAAACAATGAAAATGCAGCATTTAACACAATATTATCCTCAACGTTTCAATTAGCACTCAATGACGATACATTGTTTATAATTTTTTTAAATAATTTAGAAATAATAAAACAAATACCTTTCTATTATTTTAATAGAAAAAAATTAGAAGAACTATACACACAAATCAGCACTCTAAAAACAATTCAAAACACAACGTGTAGAATTTAA
- a CDS encoding ABC transporter permease — MFSIFEQAIVFSYLALGVLYTEKIGFLNVSIEGISYLSIFLTSFFIYLGYGIFMSTIFTLFISFLFGFFLSFIVKKKYDIFIAGIGINIFCYFFVDYLMKSNFNFIPGFTLNLSRNFEIFGFIVIFFIFLFITVYVISYSRIRVVFEFISSGNYEDILGEKISNYFKSFAIFVSIFTASLAGSFIAVSLNAYSYNLGLNNGWLAICILYISFSNPLLIFPISFLIVFFEYQFFHTQEYINSYFSLSLQFYVAIIINILVSLIKRKDRA, encoded by the coding sequence ATGTTTAGTATTTTTGAGCAGGCTATTGTATTTTCTTATTTAGCACTAGGAGTTCTTTATACAGAGAAAATAGGATTTTTAAATGTATCTATTGAGGGTATTTCATATCTTTCAATATTTTTAACATCTTTTTTCATCTATTTGGGATATGGAATTTTTATGTCAACTATTTTTACTCTTTTTATTAGCTTTTTGTTTGGATTTTTTTTATCTTTTATAGTAAAGAAAAAGTATGATATTTTTATAGCAGGAATAGGTATTAATATTTTTTGTTATTTTTTTGTTGATTATTTAATGAAAAGTAATTTTAATTTTATTCCTGGATTTACTTTAAATTTATCTAGAAATTTTGAGATTTTTGGTTTTATTGTTATTTTTTTCATTTTTTTATTTATTACTGTTTATGTTATAAGTTATTCAAGAATTAGAGTAGTGTTTGAATTTATCTCTTCGGGTAATTATGAAGACATTTTGGGTGAGAAAATAAGCAATTATTTCAAATCTTTTGCAATTTTTGTATCAATTTTCACAGCAAGCCTTGCCGGCTCATTTATTGCAGTAAGTCTTAATGCTTACTCTTATAATTTGGGATTAAACAATGGCTGGCTTGCTATTTGCATTCTTTATATTTCATTTTCAAATCCTTTATTAATTTTCCCAATTTCTTTTTTGATAGTTTTTTTTGAATATCAATTTTTTCACACTCAAGAGTATATAAATTCTTATTTTTCTCTTTCTTTGCAATTTTATGTAGCAATAATAATAAATATATTGGTTTCGTTGATTAAGAGAAAAGATAGAGCTTAG
- a CDS encoding ABC transporter permease produces the protein MTFFRNSFMALIFSFLILSISYFFGDFFQFSYIKMVSWRFILFLIMATGIATCAKSNSLNLGNEGQVYFGAFFVYIFSSLFGLTYFNFIFLIFLSSFFVGLLGLIPFFITFFFGLNKALTGLLMSYGNQRLVDGFILNMLKTGSFSNQTKRINNLFSLDSSLIYLFLFGVSVWFFYVFIHKKTIYGLQLEILSNKKKIDIFFNINEFKYKFFAVFGSAFLNGLAGSMFVVFFKPYLVLGLTSGLGWSSLIVAVISGFNYVYILFFSLLFSILIEFNNFLNINYDFKYEFIGLCQSIAVFISLFLIKAGKK, from the coding sequence ATGACCTTTTTTAGAAATAGCTTTATGGCATTAATTTTTTCTTTTTTGATATTAAGTATTAGTTATTTTTTTGGTGATTTTTTTCAATTTTCTTATATTAAGATGGTATCTTGGCGCTTTATTTTATTTTTAATCATGGCTACGGGTATTGCTACTTGTGCCAAGAGTAATTCATTAAATCTTGGTAACGAAGGTCAGGTTTATTTTGGGGCATTTTTCGTTTATATATTTTCAAGTTTATTTGGATTAACGTATTTTAATTTCATATTTTTGATATTTTTAAGTTCTTTTTTTGTAGGACTTTTAGGGCTTATTCCTTTTTTTATTACTTTTTTCTTCGGATTAAATAAAGCCTTAACAGGTCTTTTAATGTCTTATGGAAATCAAAGATTGGTGGATGGATTTATTTTAAATATGTTAAAAACAGGTAGTTTTTCTAATCAGACAAAAAGGATTAATAATTTATTTTCTTTAGATTCATCGCTTATTTACTTATTTTTGTTTGGTGTATCAGTTTGGTTTTTTTATGTTTTTATACACAAAAAAACCATTTATGGTCTTCAGCTTGAAATATTAAGCAATAAAAAAAAGATAGATATTTTTTTTAATATAAATGAATTTAAATATAAGTTTTTTGCTGTATTTGGCAGTGCTTTTTTAAATGGTCTTGCAGGTTCTATGTTTGTAGTGTTTTTTAAACCCTATTTGGTTTTAGGGTTAACCTCAGGACTTGGCTGGAGTAGTCTAATTGTTGCTGTAATTTCAGGATTTAATTATGTTTATATATTATTTTTTAGTTTATTGTTTTCAATATTAATTGAATTCAATAATTTTCTTAATATAAATTATGACTTTAAGTATGAATTTATTGGGCTTTGTCAATCTATTGCTGTTTTTATTTCCTTGTTTTTGATTAAAGCTGGGAAAAAGTAG